Proteins co-encoded in one Zalophus californianus isolate mZalCal1 chromosome 9, mZalCal1.pri.v2, whole genome shotgun sequence genomic window:
- the C1QL3 gene encoding complement C1q-like protein 3 has protein sequence MVLLLVILIPVLVSSAGTSAHYEMLGTCRMVCDPYGGTKAPSTAATPDRGLMQSLPTFIQGPKGEAGRPGKAGPRGPPGEPGPPGPVGPPGEKGEPGRQGLPGPPGAPGLNAAGAISAATYSTVPKIAFYAGLKRQHEGYEVLKFDDVVTNLGNHYDPTTGKFTCSIPGIYFFTYHVLMRGGDGTSMWADLCKNNQVRASAIAQDADQNYDYASNSVVLHLEPGDEVYIKLDGGKAHGGNNNKYSTFSGFIIYAD, from the exons ATGGTGCTGCTGCTGGTCATCCTCATCCCGGTGCTGGTGAGCTCGGCCGGCACGTCGGCGCACTACGAGATGCTGGGCACCTGCCGCATGGTCTGCGACCCCTATGGGGGCACGAAGGCGCCCAGCACCGCCGCCACGCCCGACCGCGGCCTCATGCAGTCCCTGCCCACCTTCATCCAGGGCCCCAAAGGCGAGGCCGGCAGGCCGGGGAAGGCGGGCCCGCGTGGGCCCCCCGGTGAGCCCGGGCCGCCGGGTCCCGTGGGCCCTCCGGGCGAGAAGGGCGAGCCCGGCCGCCAAGGCCTGCCGGGCCCGCCCGGGGCGCCCGGCCTGAATGCGGCCGGGGCCATCAGTGCCGCCACCTACAGCACGGTGCCCAAGATCGCCTTCTACGCCGGCCTCAAGCGGCAGCACGAAGGCTACGAGGTGCTCAAGTTCGACGACGTGGTCACCAACCTCGGTAACCACTACGATCCCACCACGGGCAAGTTCACCTGCTCTATCCCGGGCATCTACTTCTTCACCTACCACGTCCTGATGCGCGGAGGGGACGGCACCAGCATGTGGGCTGATCTCTGCAAAAACAACCAG GTGCGAGCCAGCGCCATCGCCCAAGACGCTGATCAGAATTACGACTACGCCAGTAACAGTGTCGTTCTTCATTTGGAGCCAGGAGACGAAGTGTACATCAAATTAGATGGCGGGAAAGCCCACGGAGGGAATAACAACAAATACAGCACGTTTTCTGGATTTATTATTTACGCTGACTGA